From Triticum aestivum cultivar Chinese Spring chromosome 7B, IWGSC CS RefSeq v2.1, whole genome shotgun sequence:
CCGAATGAAACGAACTCAATCCCATATATTTATTCCACATTTCGGAACAAATAACGAAACTGCCGTGACAATCTCGTACAACATGAATGGACAAAACAAATAATGTAAAAAAAAAAGCAAACAAACAATTTCATGGGCGGCATCGACCGATATCCATCAATTCTGAACCTTATCCTCAGCATGGTCTCACTCCTCGAAGCACCTGACGGCGTTGTCGGGGTCGATGTCGCTGCAGAGCGGCAGGTCGGCGGGGAGCGCCTCCAGGCTGAGGTTGGCGTCCCTCAGCGCGAACACCACCTCCTCGAACAGCAGCCGGTTGCCCGTCGGCGTGAGGTGCAGCCCGTCCCTGAGGAACGCCGTCTCCCACCCGGGGAACTCCTGCATCCTGGACCAGAGGTCGATAGCCCGGAGCCCGCACTGCGCGGCCACCTCCACGCACGCCCGCGCGTACCGCCCGGCCGCCTCGTTGGTCCGCTCGGGCAGGCCGGACGCGTCCCCGTTGCGCGGGAATCGGACGCGGCCGCGCTCGTCGACGGGGGGCGGCGTGATGAGGATGAGCGCCGCCGACGGCCAGCGCGCGCGGAGCAGCGCGCAGATGGCGCGCAGGTTGTCCCGGTACTCTGGGAGTGGCACGTGCTGGAACGCGCTTGCGCGGTCGGGGAGCGACGCGTCGTTGGCGCCGAAGAAGACGGTGACGGCGGCGACGGCCGCCGACGCCGGGATGGCGGAGAATGCGCGGTCGGCCACCAGGGACGCCCAGCGGGTGTTGTAGCCGCTGTAGCCCCGGAGCACGACGTCGGCGGAGCGCGAGTAGTGGTTCGCCAGGTGCGCGCCCCACCCGCCCTCCCCGAACGACTCCTCCGTGATGGAGTCGCCGAACAGCACGATCGACGGCCTCATGATGATCCTCAAGCAGTCAAGCCCAAGCCTCGATCGCTCGTGCTAGTCAAGCTCGATGAGAGGCATCGATCGTAGCGTCGGCACGGACGGGTATGGGTATATATAGAGACAACGAAGCCAAAGGCGGCTGCATGGGAGAGCTAGCCGGGTTGGCCGTACGCACGCACGTTGAATTCGTCCCGTGACCTCACGCCTGACATATACGGGCTCGGTTCAGTGCTACAGACGAAAAGAACAAAATACCACTCTGGATCATCTTGGTTTGTGGCGACGTCGCTTCCGTCGTACGGACACATCCAGTATGGAAAATCAAACTGCCCTCGTCGCCTGATCGTTATTCGGTACCGCCTCTGTGCCGCTAGAACATTCCTTTCCCCTGGGCTCGCGTATATGAGCGGTGATCTTAGTACTacttgatactccctccatttttatttacaaTGTATATTAGTTTTAACTGAGCTTGACCTTGTATATAGAAAACAATGTGAATATTTACAGTAACAAATTTATATGATGTAAAAATATTTGCAATGATGAATTCAATGatatatatttggttgtttatatgttaatatatttttcCAGATATTCAATTTGGCTCTCGGAGCATATGCTCCTGCGCGCGAAAAAATAATTTATGAAATGCAAAAAAGGGAAAATCCCCAACAGTTTTTTTACTACATTTACGTTCATAGTATTATATTATGATATGATAGTGACTTCATTTGACATGCATGACAGGTATTGATACATTATTTGATATAATATGATACCATATCATGGTACTCAATCCTTGCTTTTCCCATTTAGTTATATGCCGCCTCAGCAAAAATACATAGTAGGCAAACATAATACTACCTAATTATTATGACCAGCCTAATATATCTTACCTTGGAGCATCTACAGTTGGGCGCCTCAAACCCCCCTCGAATAAGTGGGCAGACAACCCGGTTAGTGACCAGTAATAAAAAAAACAAAGAGCGGCCTCAAACCGGTCTCAAACGTCCGGACTGACCGATGCCCCTCATATCCGGCACAACTATGGGGCGTATATGGGGTGATCTGGGTGCGTCTACCACGTCGAAACTGACAGGCCGACCCCAACAAAAAGTGACCAAATCCCCCTCCGACTGACCCCTTTTCACTTGCACCTCCACGCCGGACGTCTACTACCTCCGCCGCCACTCTTGCGCCGGATCTTGCCCTCCGCCCCGGACTTCACACAACAACTAGGAAGCAAAAAGAGCCGGGCAGCCATCAATGCTTCTTCTTTTGTGAGGGATATTGACAATGATTATGAACCTTCTCTGCTTACAAATAGAGAAGATTAATAATGACAGTCAATACTCTTCAGAAAGGGTGCGATGATGATTATTGCTTGTTACTTTTGGATAACACAGCTATTTAAGCCGGCCGCCTCACTCCTCGcgcggtgaggtgggactaaacccccAACCCCACCAGCACAACACGTGGTTGTTATCTACACTGAAAATCTTACTTATGAACAACTGTGTCGGCCCGACACAAACTGTCAGTTGGGGTCGGCTACACTGACACTAgcagaaaacagggcatttgttcCGGTTCGTAAgggactttagtcccggttcttgaaccagaactaataggtcgttactaatgcctcctccctttagtcccggttcttacacgaaccgggacagatgggcatccacgtggccgctgcgggcagcccaggcaggggggcctttggtcccggttggtgacataaaccgggaccaaaaggcatctgAGATTATTTTTTTGAAAGTGGCtagtttaggggttttggggggttaatttaggttgttattagctagctaatagagagaagtgtcctctcttatcttcgtgcttggtttatcaacgctactgctatgttcatttcacccgctgatatataacaactcttcatgctcgcatcatgcatcatcatatataataacaagtcctactaatcatgcatcatcatacaacttctactcgttattaataacatgtcatacgatcatcatactcatagtcatcgaacccaaccctacataattgttcttagcacatcatcagtatcaggtagacctaaacacacttaagataaaatagcataaaacaatatagaccctgactctccattatgaagaatggagatcatcctgtctccaattcttgcgcttcgcttccttttgcttccaagaagctccttatgattgttcatacattttttccattctttgattgtcatgtctccacttcttttagaaatacGGTATGGACAGTTAAGATTCGTAGGACGACCCGGTTGTacattcaaaacatcaaggcgaccatgtgtatacatcagatgaggcacacaatcattcgggattatctgttgaaaaacatagtaataacttcgtagttagcaatgatgtatactagttttagaagtatgcaaaaagatgcacggatgtcgtaatagtaaaaaatcttaccagggtatctccatggtagttaccgtaattcaacacgtgcactagtggcacgtattgaccataatgttgaggagttcgattgtagacattgtaattctcaagatcagtacaaaatgcgatcagatgatttttctccttataagttaattcggagccatcggtgtagtgggttttgtctaccatcttccgcacattctttgaagaatgaaaataagctgtcaatggaaataagctgtcaactattttgaaataaaaaatataaattacttaataactatgttaagctctcacatgggggaagaattggaggtgtatccacaaggaaccaaatgtccatattgtcttgctcgttgtagtatcaccaagatccatggtgacaagcataccctcatcaaaatcatacatcttgcaaagtgcttcccaatttttgcaaccaaaatgggttacactctcagcattgtaccgctttactttaaaatccacaccatgatgggtccttaggagaatttttttttggtttccatactttcatggtcttcaaaacccatcctctccaagacatagcgtcttgcatagcatgggataagctagtcgaattggaaaagatgaaaaatacacgttaaaatagttgaagttgttgggtttcgtagtaatttcaaaaaatttcctacgcacacgcaagatcatgtgatgcatagcaacgaggggagagtattgtctacgtacccaacgcagaccgactgcgaaagcgatgacacgacgtagaggaagtagtcgtacgtcttctcgatccaaccgatcaagcacggaaactacggcacctccgagttcgagcacacgttcagctcgatgacgatccccggactccgatccagcaaagtgtcggggaagagttccgtcagcacgacggcgtggtgacgatcttgatgaactacagcagcagggcttcgcctaaactctgctacagtattatcgaggaatatggtggcagggggcaccgcacacggctaaggaatagatcacgtggatcaacttgtgtcaacttgtgtgtctttggggtgcctctacctcagtatataaaggagccaaggggggagggggcgccggccaagagagagaggcgcaggaggagtcctactcctactgggagtaggactccccccccccccaatcctattccaactaggattcccaagggggaaagagggagaggggtggccggccacctctcctagtcctaataggactaggggaaggggggaggtgcgcagcccccttgggctgcccctttctcctttccactaaggcccatgaaggcccatatggctcccggggggttccggtaacctcccggtaacccggtaaaatcccgatttcacccggaacacttccgatgtccaaacataggcttccaatatatcaatctttacgtctcgaccatttcgagactcctcgtcatgtccgtgatcacatccgggactccgaacaaccttcggtacatcaaaatgcataaactcataatataactgtcatcgtaaccttaagcgtgcggaccctacgggttcgagaacaatgtagacatgaccgagacacgtctccggtcaataactaatagcgggacctggatgcccatattggctcctacatattctacgaagatctttatcggtcagaccgcataacaacatacgttgttccctttgtcatcggtatgttacttgcccgagattcgatcgtcggtatccaatacctagttcaatctcgttaccggcaagtctctttacttgttccgtaatacatcatctcacaactaacatattagttgtgatgcttgcaaggcttatgtgatgtgtattaccgagagggcccagagatacctctccgacaatcggagtgacaaatcctaatctcgaaatacgccaacccaacatcgaccattggagacacctgtagtactcctttataatcacccagttacgttgtgacgtttggtagtacccaaagtgttcctccggtaaacgggagttgcataatctcatagtcataggaacatctataagtcatgaagaaagcaatagcaacatactaaacgatcgggtgctaagctaatggaatgggtaatgtcaatcagatcattctactaatgatgtgacctcgttaatcaaataacaactcattgttcatggttaggaaacataaccatctttgattaacgagctagtcaagtagaggcatactagtgacactttgtttgtctatgtattcacacatgtattatgtttccggtaaatacaattctagcatgaataataaacatttatcatgattataaggaaataaataataactttattattgcctctagggcatatttccttcagtctcccacttgcactagagtcaataatctagattacactgtaatgattctaacacccatggagccttggtgctgatcatgttttgctcgtggaagaggcttagtcaacgggtctgcaacattcagatccgtatgtatcttgcaaatctctatgtctcccacctggactagatcccggatggagttgaagcgtctcttgatgtgtttggtccttttgtgaaatctggattcctttgccaaggcaattgcaccagtattgtcacaaaagattttcattggacccgatgcactaggtatgacacctagatcggatatgaactccttcatccagactccttcatttgctgcttccgaagcagctatgtattccgcttcacatgtagatcccgctacgacgctttgtttagaactgcaccaactgacagctccaccgtttaatgtaaacacgtatccggtttgcgatttagaatcgtccggatcagtgtcaaagcttgcatcaacgtaaccttttacgatgagctctttgtcacctccatatacgagaaacatatccttagtccttttcaggtatttcaggatgttcttgaccgctgtccagtgatccactcctggattactttggtacctccctgctaaacttatagcaaggcatacatcaggtctggtacacagcattgcatacatgatagatcctatggctgatgcatagggaacatctttcatattctctctatcttctgcagtggtcgggccattgagtcttactcaatttcacaccttgtaacacaggcaagaaccctttcttcgcttgatccattttgaacttcttcaaaattttgtcaaggtatgtgctttgtgaaagtccaattaagcgttttgatctatctctatggatcttaatgcctaatatgtaagcagcttcaccgaggtctttcattgaaaaa
This genomic window contains:
- the LOC123162124 gene encoding GDSL esterase/lipase At5g45920, translated to MRPSIVLFGDSITEESFGEGGWGAHLANHYSRSADVVLRGYSGYNTRWASLVADRAFSAIPASAAVAAVTVFFGANDASLPDRASAFQHVPLPEYRDNLRAICALLRARWPSAALILITPPPVDERGRVRFPRNGDASGLPERTNEAAGRYARACVEVAAQCGLRAIDLWSRMQEFPGWETAFLRDGLHLTPTGNRLLFEEVVFALRDANLSLEALPADLPLCSDIDPDNAVRCFEE